One Setaria viridis chromosome 7, Setaria_viridis_v4.0, whole genome shotgun sequence genomic region harbors:
- the LOC117863392 gene encoding probable ascorbate-specific transmembrane electron transporter 2, which yields MARAGLGVKATPFTYAAHALAAVAAVLVLVWCVHFRGGLALEAPNKNLIFNVHPVLMLIGYIILGSEAIMIYKVFPNLNHDTAKLTHLILHAIATVLGAFGIYCAFKFHNDSGIANLYSLHSWLGIGTISLYGIQWVFGFVTFFFPGAAPSLRRSALPWHALFGLFVYVLAVMTAELGFLEKLTFLESGGLDKYGAEAFLVNFTALVVVLFGASVVVAAVAPAHVEEPQGYAPIPVN from the exons ATGGCCAGGGCCGGGCTTGGCGTGAAGGCGACGCCATTCACGTACGCGGCGCACGCGctggccgcggtggcggcggtgctggtgctggtgtgGTGCGTCCACTTCCGAGGCGGCCTCGCGCTCGAGGCCCCCAACAAGAACCTCATCTTCAAC GTTCACCCTGTCCTTATGCTGATTGGCTACATTATCCTCGGCAGTGAAG CCATTATGATCTACAAGGTGTTCCCAAACCTGAACCACGACACAGCCAAGCTGACGCACCTGATCCTCCACGCCATCGCGACTGTCCTCGGCGCCTTTGGGATCTACTGCGCGTTCAAGTTCCACAACGACAGCGGGATCGCCAATCTCTACAGCCTGCACTCCTGGCTCGGGATCGGAACCATCTCCCTCTACGGGATTCAG TGGGTGTTCGGGTTCGTGACCTTCTTCTTTCCCGGCGCGGCGCCGAGCCTGAGACGCAGCGCGCTGCCGTGGCACGCGCTGTTCGGGCTCTTCGTCTACGTGCTGGCGGTGATGACCGCGGAGCTCGGGTTCCTGGAGAAGCTCACCTTCCTGGAGAGCGGGGGCCTCGACAAGTACGGCGCCGAGGCATTCCTGGTGAACTTCACGGCGCTCGTCGTCGTGCTGTTCGGCGCCtcggtcgtcgtcgccgccgtcgcgccggcgCACGTCGAGGAACCGCAGGGCTACGCTCCGATCCCCGTCAACTAA